The Lutibacter profundi genome includes a region encoding these proteins:
- a CDS encoding DUF819 domain-containing protein, with translation MDTTPFITQDTIAFGIIMLTLGFVFYTSSSKNSFWLKFYKIIPALLMAYMLPAIFTSIGIIAPEWETINEAGVMVDHKSKLYYVASRFLLPASLVLMTLSMDLKAVFNLGPKALIMFLTGTVGIIIGGPIAILLISLVFPETVGGAGPDAVWRGLATLAGSWIGGGANQAAMLEIYEYNPKKYGGMVLVDIIVANLWMAILLIGIGKSKAIDKWLKADTSAIEELKEKVSAYASKVTRNPTLSDLIIILSIAFTVVGFSHFGANSISSFLKDNFEAVSDKSSALSSFGSQFFWMISIATFIGILLSFTKFKKYEGAGASKIGSVFIYILVATIGMKMDLGKILENPGLILIGLVWMTIHALLLITVAKIIKAPFFFLAVGSQANVGGAASAPIVAAAFHPALASVGVLLAVFGYVVGTYGAMLTAELMRIVAP, from the coding sequence ATGGATACAACGCCTTTTATTACACAAGATACAATTGCTTTTGGAATTATAATGCTAACTCTTGGTTTTGTTTTTTACACTTCTTCTAGCAAAAATAGCTTTTGGTTAAAATTTTATAAGATAATTCCTGCTCTTTTAATGGCGTATATGCTCCCTGCTATTTTTACATCAATAGGAATTATAGCTCCTGAATGGGAAACGATTAATGAAGCTGGAGTTATGGTAGATCACAAATCAAAATTATACTATGTAGCTAGTCGTTTTTTATTACCTGCATCTTTGGTATTAATGACTTTGAGTATGGATTTAAAAGCAGTTTTTAACTTAGGGCCAAAAGCTTTAATTATGTTTTTAACAGGTACCGTTGGAATTATTATTGGAGGCCCAATTGCAATTTTATTAATTTCATTAGTGTTTCCTGAAACTGTTGGAGGTGCTGGCCCTGATGCTGTATGGAGAGGATTAGCAACATTGGCAGGAAGTTGGATTGGCGGTGGGGCAAACCAAGCAGCCATGCTTGAGATTTATGAGTACAACCCTAAGAAATATGGAGGAATGGTACTGGTAGATATTATTGTTGCAAACTTATGGATGGCTATTTTATTAATTGGAATTGGAAAATCTAAAGCCATTGATAAATGGTTAAAGGCTGATACTTCTGCTATAGAAGAATTAAAAGAAAAGGTGTCTGCATATGCCTCAAAAGTTACTAGAAACCCTACTTTATCAGATTTAATAATTATTTTATCTATCGCATTTACCGTTGTAGGTTTTTCTCATTTTGGAGCAAACTCAATCTCGTCATTTTTAAAAGATAATTTTGAAGCTGTAAGTGACAAAAGTTCTGCCTTATCTTCTTTTGGTTCTCAATTTTTTTGGATGATAAGTATTGCAACTTTCATTGGAATTTTACTTTCATTTACAAAATTTAAAAAGTATGAAGGTGCTGGAGCAAGTAAAATTGGAAGTGTGTTTATTTACATATTAGTTGCAACCATAGGTATGAAAATGGATTTAGGAAAAATATTAGAAAACCCCGGTCTAATATTAATAGGGCTAGTTTGGATGACCATTCATGCGCTGTTATTAATTACAGTTGCAAAAATAATTAAAGCGCCTTTCTTCTTTTTAGCTGTTGGAAGCCAAGCAAATGTTGGTGGAGCTGCCTCTGCTCCTATTGTTGCTGCAGCTTTTCACCCTGCTTTAGCTAGTGTTGGAGTGCTACTTGCTGTTTTTGGCTATGTAGTTGGTACTTATGGCGCCATGTTAACCGCCGAATTAATGCGCATTGTTGCACCTTAA
- a CDS encoding DUF4369 domain-containing protein, with product MKKIISCIVIVSLLISCGESKKGSLTVKGNIRGLKKGTVYLQKFKDTLLVSVDSVQLNGDSNFILVDNIENPEIYYVTLNKNANQKIPFFGEKGEITITSKLDKFQTAAKISGSLNQELLDEYNAMAKKFSGKQLDLIKEKFEAQKNNDTALISKIKKEETSLIRRKYYYTTNFAVNNAKFEVAPYIALTELYYANIKLLDTVNNSLSKKVKASKYGKELNEFIEGIKKNEK from the coding sequence ATGAAAAAAATAATTAGTTGCATTGTTATTGTTAGCCTTTTAATTTCTTGCGGAGAAAGTAAAAAAGGAAGTTTAACTGTTAAAGGAAACATTCGTGGTTTAAAAAAAGGAACTGTGTATTTACAAAAATTCAAAGATACGTTACTGGTTTCTGTAGATTCAGTTCAATTAAATGGCGATAGTAATTTTATACTTGTTGATAATATTGAGAACCCTGAAATATATTACGTTACACTTAATAAAAATGCCAATCAAAAAATTCCCTTTTTTGGTGAGAAAGGCGAAATTACAATCACATCAAAACTTGATAAATTCCAAACTGCAGCTAAAATTTCAGGTTCTTTAAATCAAGAATTGTTAGACGAATATAATGCAATGGCAAAAAAATTTAGTGGAAAACAATTAGACCTAATTAAAGAGAAGTTTGAAGCACAAAAAAACAATGACACCGCCTTAATTTCAAAAATCAAGAAAGAGGAAACTAGTTTAATTAGACGAAAATATTATTACACTACAAACTTTGCCGTAAATAATGCTAAATTTGAGGTAGCTCCATACATTGCTTTAACTGAACTTTACTATGCAAACATTAAATTACTTGATACAGTGAACAATTCACTATCAAAAAAAGTAAAAGCTTCTAAGTATGGTAAAGAATTAAACGAGTTTATTGAAGGCATTAAAAAAAATGAAAAATAA
- a CDS encoding RNA polymerase sigma factor, whose translation MTKDLEHKFISEFQQHQNIIHKVCRIYTNNQEAHNDLFQEIAIQLWKAYPKFRGDSKISTWMYRIGLNTAITLYRKSKRTIKTQDFDNVLFRIQSTSYDDTEEEQLKLMYKAIYQLSDIDKALIFLYLEDKNYKEISDTIGISEVNARVKMNRIKTRLRTILNP comes from the coding sequence GTGACCAAAGACCTTGAACATAAATTTATTTCTGAGTTTCAACAGCATCAGAATATAATTCATAAAGTTTGTAGAATTTACACAAATAATCAAGAAGCTCACAATGATTTGTTTCAAGAGATTGCCATACAACTTTGGAAAGCATATCCAAAATTTAGAGGAGACTCAAAAATAAGCACTTGGATGTATAGAATTGGTTTAAATACCGCAATTACATTGTATAGAAAATCTAAAAGAACTATAAAAACTCAAGATTTTGATAATGTTTTATTTCGTATCCAATCAACTAGTTATGATGATACAGAAGAAGAACAATTGAAGTTAATGTATAAAGCCATTTATCAATTATCAGATATCGATAAAGCATTGATTTTCTTGTACTTGGAGGATAAAAACTATAAAGAAATATCTGATACAATTGGTATTTCAGAAGTGAACGCAAGGGTGAAGATGAATAGAATTAAAACTCGATTAAGAACAATATTAAATCCGTAA
- a CDS encoding TIGR00266 family protein gives MNAHEIDYKIYGEEMQFVEIELDPKESVIAESGSFMMMNDAIEMETIFGDGSNKEEGIMSKLFSAGKRLLTGEGLFMTLFSNVGSNKKRVSFAAPYPGKIIPIDLSEVEGKFICQKDAFLCAAKGVSVGIEFSKRLGRGLFGGEGFIMEKLEGDGMAFIHAGGNMSKKILKTGEVLKVDTGCVVGFTKDIDYDIEIVGGIKNTVFGGEGLFFATLKGPGIVYVQSLPFSRLAGRILALAPQTGNKTRGEGSILGGIGSLLDGDNRI, from the coding sequence ATGAATGCACATGAAATAGATTATAAAATTTATGGTGAAGAAATGCAATTTGTTGAAATTGAACTAGACCCAAAAGAAAGTGTTATTGCTGAATCTGGTAGTTTTATGATGATGAATGATGCCATTGAGATGGAAACTATTTTTGGAGATGGCTCTAATAAAGAAGAAGGGATTATGAGTAAACTATTTTCAGCAGGTAAGAGGTTATTAACAGGGGAAGGTTTGTTTATGACCCTTTTTTCAAATGTTGGCAGTAACAAAAAGAGAGTTTCATTTGCAGCTCCATATCCTGGTAAAATTATACCTATTGATTTAAGTGAAGTTGAAGGGAAGTTTATTTGCCAGAAAGATGCATTTTTATGTGCAGCTAAAGGAGTTAGTGTAGGTATTGAATTTTCAAAACGTTTGGGAAGAGGATTGTTTGGAGGAGAAGGTTTTATTATGGAAAAATTAGAAGGAGATGGAATGGCTTTTATTCATGCAGGAGGAAATATGTCTAAAAAAATATTGAAAACAGGAGAGGTTTTAAAAGTTGATACCGGTTGTGTAGTTGGTTTCACAAAAGATATAGATTATGATATTGAGATTGTTGGCGGAATTAAAAATACAGTTTTTGGAGGTGAAGGCTTGTTTTTCGCAACTTTAAAAGGCCCAGGAATTGTGTATGTGCAATCTTTACCTTTTAGCAGGTTGGCGGGCAGAATTTTAGCTTTAGCTCCTCAAACGGGGAATAAAACGAGAGGAGAAGGTAGTATTTTAGGAGGAATAGGTAGTTTATTAGATGGAGATAATAGAATATAG
- a CDS encoding DUF4442 domain-containing protein, with protein sequence MEVTVKNMKRFLMFKLPSAYLCGVKLKEIDNEKAVVTVKYKWINQNPFNSMYFAVQSMASELSTGAIVIKKISESGQKISMLVTNHSGTFTKKAVGLITFTCNDGNLIDEALKRTIETGEGQTISMNSVGIDEKGDQVSAYKYEWSLKLKSKK encoded by the coding sequence ATGGAAGTTACTGTAAAAAATATGAAGCGATTTTTGATGTTTAAATTACCATCAGCGTATTTGTGTGGAGTGAAATTAAAAGAGATTGATAATGAAAAAGCAGTTGTAACTGTAAAATACAAATGGATAAATCAAAATCCATTTAATTCTATGTATTTTGCTGTACAATCAATGGCTTCAGAGCTTTCAACAGGAGCTATTGTTATCAAGAAAATTAGTGAAAGTGGTCAAAAAATTTCTATGCTTGTGACCAATCATTCAGGAACTTTTACAAAGAAGGCGGTTGGTTTAATCACATTTACTTGTAATGATGGTAATTTGATTGATGAGGCTCTTAAAAGAACTATTGAAACAGGAGAAGGACAAACAATTTCAATGAATTCTGTTGGTATCGATGAAAAAGGCGATCAAGTTTCAGCTTATAAATATGAGTGGAGCTTAAAATTAAAATCTAAAAAATAA
- a CDS encoding DUF4870 domain-containing protein — protein MITQNDKNYSSLTHLSSFSGWFFPFGNIIVPLVLWSAKKNESSYIDTHGKSAVDFQLSLLLYGFLLTLLFIPIVIFTLGLGLIAIIVGVIPAILLKIALIIIASMKASNGEFYKYPFTIEFIK, from the coding sequence ATGATTACACAAAACGATAAAAATTATAGTTCATTAACTCATCTTAGTAGTTTTTCAGGGTGGTTTTTCCCATTTGGAAATATTATTGTACCACTAGTATTGTGGTCTGCAAAAAAAAATGAAAGTTCATACATTGACACTCATGGGAAATCAGCTGTTGACTTTCAGCTAAGTTTACTTTTATATGGATTTTTACTTACTTTATTATTCATACCAATTGTTATTTTTACTTTAGGATTGGGTTTAATAGCAATTATTGTAGGTGTTATACCTGCAATACTCTTAAAAATTGCCTTAATTATTATTGCAAGTATGAAAGCGAGTAATGGAGAGTTTTACAAATACCCATTTACCATAGAGTTTATTAAATAA
- a CDS encoding PadR family transcriptional regulator — MKIENTKAQMRKGVLEYCILSILQHGDAYTSEIISHLKDAKLLVVEGTVYPLLTRLKNAGLLSYRWEESTSGPPRKYYALTETGNFFLKELNTTWSELVKAVNLVTTNKPTTK; from the coding sequence ATGAAGATAGAAAACACAAAAGCTCAAATGCGAAAAGGAGTTTTAGAGTATTGCATACTTTCAATATTACAACATGGAGATGCTTACACTTCTGAAATTATATCGCATTTAAAAGATGCAAAATTACTGGTTGTTGAAGGAACTGTTTACCCTTTACTAACTAGATTAAAAAATGCAGGTTTACTCAGTTACCGCTGGGAAGAATCAACATCAGGACCACCAAGAAAATACTATGCATTAACAGAAACAGGTAACTTTTTTTTAAAAGAATTAAACACTACTTGGAGTGAACTTGTAAAAGCCGTAAACTTAGTAACTACCAATAAACCAACTACAAAATGA
- a CDS encoding PspC domain-containing protein, translating into MNKTININLGGIFFHIDELAYQKLKLYLDAIRRSLSDDPQGRDEILNDIEHRIGELLSERIKNERQVVNENDIDEITKIMGKPEDYMVDEEIFEEEPTYRSKTSSKKLFRDGDDKFLGGVCSGLAHYFGMDVTWMRIIWLILFFGFGVGFLIYPLLWILIPVAETTAEKLQMKGEPVNISNIERKIREEFQDVTSRVKEGVSNVTHKVNSEEFKNKAKSGMQEMVDTLGKIILAILTIFGKIIGALLIFIASATLIGLIFGAFSWGSVEILGFGKDYVNYPPFFYNSVVPSWILILFTFIAIGIPFIILFMLGLKIISNNVKSFSTTTKLSLLGVWIISLLGLGFAGINFATQTAYDGVFIQKQDLTIATDTLVVKMIGDDNLSNKSELRRRYDYETVYDNDVQKLYSTRINVAIKPTDKTIAYIKIRKESEGKNRLAANNDAETIEYQFNLEGKNLLLNGYFLSDFKNKFKSQSVDVIIYLPINSIIYLNNSTKTYLDDVDNIQDILNRDMPKHYFKMTENGLECLDCNLAIYGNNFKNKNNHFKLDIDKNGLNIKVKDGDKNAEIKIDENGIKIE; encoded by the coding sequence ATGAACAAGACAATAAATATAAACTTAGGAGGTATCTTTTTTCATATTGATGAATTAGCTTATCAAAAATTAAAACTTTATTTAGATGCCATTAGACGATCTTTAAGTGATGACCCTCAAGGAAGAGATGAAATTTTAAATGATATTGAACATAGAATTGGTGAATTGCTTTCAGAAAGAATTAAGAATGAACGTCAAGTTGTTAATGAAAATGACATAGATGAAATCACTAAAATAATGGGGAAACCTGAAGACTATATGGTTGATGAAGAAATTTTTGAAGAGGAACCAACATATCGTTCTAAAACTTCTTCAAAAAAATTATTTAGAGATGGTGATGATAAATTTTTGGGAGGTGTATGTTCTGGATTAGCACATTATTTTGGTATGGACGTAACCTGGATGCGCATTATTTGGCTTATTTTATTTTTTGGTTTTGGAGTTGGATTTTTAATATATCCATTATTATGGATATTAATTCCGGTAGCTGAAACTACAGCTGAAAAATTACAAATGAAAGGAGAACCTGTAAATATTAGTAATATTGAACGTAAAATTAGAGAGGAGTTTCAAGATGTTACATCACGTGTTAAAGAGGGTGTTAGCAACGTAACCCATAAAGTTAATAGCGAAGAATTTAAAAATAAAGCAAAATCTGGTATGCAAGAAATGGTAGATACATTGGGGAAAATTATTCTTGCTATTTTAACTATTTTTGGTAAAATTATTGGTGCACTTTTAATTTTTATTGCTTCAGCAACTTTAATTGGGTTAATATTTGGAGCTTTTTCTTGGGGTAGTGTAGAAATATTAGGCTTTGGAAAAGATTATGTAAACTACCCTCCATTTTTTTATAACTCTGTTGTTCCCTCTTGGATTTTAATCTTATTTACTTTTATTGCTATTGGAATTCCATTTATAATATTGTTTATGCTTGGATTAAAAATTATTTCAAACAACGTAAAATCATTTAGCACAACCACAAAATTATCGTTATTAGGAGTTTGGATTATCTCTTTACTAGGCTTAGGCTTTGCAGGTATTAATTTTGCAACACAAACAGCATATGATGGTGTTTTTATCCAAAAACAAGATTTAACAATAGCAACTGACACACTAGTTGTAAAAATGATTGGTGATGATAACCTTTCGAATAAAAGTGAGTTAAGAAGACGTTATGATTATGAAACGGTATATGATAATGACGTACAAAAACTTTATTCAACTAGAATAAATGTAGCTATTAAACCTACCGATAAAACAATTGCCTATATTAAAATAAGAAAAGAGTCTGAAGGTAAAAATCGTTTAGCTGCAAACAATGACGCAGAAACAATTGAATACCAATTCAATTTAGAGGGTAAAAACCTATTACTGAATGGTTATTTCTTATCAGATTTCAAAAATAAGTTTAAAAGTCAATCTGTTGATGTTATTATTTACTTACCTATTAACTCAATAATTTATTTAAATAATTCTACGAAAACTTATTTAGATGATGTAGATAATATTCAAGACATACTCAATAGAGATATGCCAAAACATTATTTTAAAATGACTGAGAATGGATTAGAATGTTTAGACTGTAACCTGGCTATTTATGGAAATAATTTTAAAAATAAAAACAACCATTTTAAATTAGACATTGATAAAAATGGTTTAAATATAAAAGTAAAAGACGGTGATAAAAATGCAGAAATTAAAATTGATGAGAACGGAATTAAAATTGAATAA
- a CDS encoding head GIN domain-containing protein, which translates to MKTLTKITALLVILLTTSSCFLDGITGIRGNGKVISEERTINSDFDKIKVQQGINLYITQGNSTGLEVEADENIIGLLITEVKDNELNIYFEKNVYRAKARDVYVTATNISKIKTSSGASVKSDDILQVNSLNLNASSGSSIKIYVNAEEITSSASSGANIDIFGKTTSFSATASSGSSIDADELKTVIAYAKASSGANIDLNVSKKLTAKASSGGDIDYEGNPTDVNKDTSSGGRVSGS; encoded by the coding sequence ATGAAAACTTTAACAAAAATAACAGCATTACTTGTAATTTTATTGACAACTTCTTCATGTTTTTTAGATGGAATAACAGGTATTCGAGGAAACGGAAAAGTAATTTCTGAAGAACGCACAATTAATTCTGATTTTGATAAGATTAAAGTACAGCAAGGAATTAATTTATACATAACACAAGGAAATTCAACAGGTTTAGAGGTTGAAGCAGATGAGAATATAATTGGCTTGTTGATTACTGAAGTAAAAGACAATGAATTAAACATCTATTTTGAAAAAAATGTTTACAGAGCAAAAGCACGTGATGTTTATGTAACAGCTACTAATATTTCTAAAATAAAAACATCTAGTGGAGCTTCAGTAAAATCTGATGACATACTGCAAGTCAACTCATTAAATCTTAATGCCAGTAGTGGAAGTTCAATTAAAATCTATGTAAATGCTGAAGAAATAACTAGTTCAGCCTCAAGTGGTGCAAACATAGATATTTTTGGAAAAACGACATCTTTTTCAGCAACAGCCAGCAGCGGTAGTTCAATTGATGCTGACGAATTAAAAACTGTTATCGCTTATGCAAAAGCAAGTAGTGGAGCAAATATAGATTTAAATGTTTCAAAGAAACTTACAGCAAAAGCAAGTAGTGGTGGTGATATTGATTATGAAGGCAACCCTACTGATGTTAACAAAGACACCTCTTCAGGAGGTCGTGTTTCAGGAAGCTAA